In Malania oleifera isolate guangnan ecotype guangnan chromosome 8, ASM2987363v1, whole genome shotgun sequence, a single window of DNA contains:
- the LOC131161961 gene encoding probable L-ascorbate peroxidase 6, chloroplastic/mitochondrial isoform X3, whose translation MAERLSLASPPSSSMAASLSSTAASRLLPTAARARLSLSSQSFPPSSSLSSLKCIRSSPLFLHQRRSSVHVSSGGFSTIASPKCFVSDPDQLKSAREDIKELLNAKFCHPILVRLGWHDAGTYNKNIEDWPQRGGANGSLRFEIELKHAANAGLVNALKLIQPIKDKYSGVTYADLFQLASATAVEEAGGPKIPMKYGRVDVSGSEQCPEEGRLPDAGPPSPAGHLRDVFYRMGLNDKEIVALSGAHTLGRSRPERSGWGKPETSYTKGGPGAPGGQSWTVQWLKFDNSYFRDIKEKRDEDLLVLPTDAVLFEDPSFKVYAEKYAEDQEAFFKDYAESHAKLSNLGAKFDPPEGISIDDGPAKDQPEKFVAANYSSGKD comes from the exons ATGGCCGAGCGTCTCTCCCTCGCTTCGCCACCATCTTCGTCCATGGCCGCTTCCCTGAGCAGCACCGCCGCCTCGCGCCTCCTCCCGACGGCGGCCAGAGCTAGGCTTTCTCTCTCATCCCAATCATTTCCACCATCGTCTTCTCTTTCCTCTCTCAAGTGCATCAGATCCTCTCCTCTGTTTCTCCACCAg AGGAGATCATCTGTTCACGTCTCCAGCGGGGGATTCAGCACAATTGCTTCTCCGAAGTGCTTTGTGTCCGACCCTGATCAGTTGAAGAGTGCTAGAGAGGACATCAAAGAACTTCTTAACGCTAAGTTCTGCCATCCTATTTTG GTTCGCCTTGGCTGGCATGATGCTGGTACCTACAACAAGAATATTGAGGATTGGCCACAAAGAGGTGGAGCCAATGGAAGTTTGAGATTTGAAATTGAGCTAAAACATGCTGCCAATGCAG GTCTCGTAAATGCATTGAAACTTATTCAGCCTATCAAAGACAAGTATTCTGGTGTGACATATGCTGACTTATTCCAACTGGCCAGTGCTACAGCTGTTGAG GAGGCTGGGGGCCCTAAAATCCCCATGAAATATGGTAGAGTGGATGTCTCAGGATCTGAGCAGTGTCCAGAAGAAGGGAGGCTTCCTG ATGCTGGGCCCCCTTCACCTGCTGGTCATCTTCGTGATGTTTTCTACAGAATGGGATTGAATGATAAG GAAATAGTAGCATTATCTGGTGCACACACTCTGGGGAGGTCCAGACCAGAACGCAGTGGTTGGGGCAAGCCTGAAACCAGCTATACG AAAGGTGGACCAGGGGCACCAGGAGGACAATCTTGGACAGTACAATGGCTGAAGTTCGATAATTCCTACTTCAGG GATATCAAAGAAAAAAGAGATGAAGATCTACTGGTGTTGCCAACTGATGCTGTTCTTTTTGAAGATCCATCATTCAAG GTGTATGCTGAGAAATATGCAGAAGATCAGGAAGCATTTTTCAAGGATTATGCGGAATCCCATGCCAAACTCAGCAACCTTGGAGCTAAATTTGATCCTCCAGAG